TGATCGACCGCGCCGACATCGAGCGCCTCCAGCCGAATTCCGTCGCCGACCTGCTGCGTGCCGTACCGGGCGTGTCCATCGCCAACAACGGCGGCCCGGGCAAATCCACGTCGGTTTTCCTGCGTGGCACCGAGTCCGACCACGTACTGGTGCTGGTCGACGGCGTGCGCATCGGTTCGGCCACGTCGGGTACGGCCGCCTTCCAGGACATTCCGGTCGACCAGATCGAGCGCATCGAGATCGTCCGCGGCCCGTATTCGAGCCTCTACGGTTCCGAAGCCCTCGGCGGTGTCATCCAGATTTTCACCCGCCATCCCCAGGGTGCTTTCGTGCCCAGTTTCTCGGTGGGTGTCGGCAGTTGGTCGACGTTGCGCGGCTCGGCCGGTTTCGCCGGTAGCGGCAAGAACGGCTGGTACGCGGTGGAAGCCACCCACGACCAGACCGACGGCATCAATGCCTGCCGCGGCAAGCCCAGCCCGGGTGGCGGCGGTTGCTTCACCTATGAGCCCGATCGTGATGGCTACCGCGACAACGCGCTGTCGCTCAAGGGCGGCTGGCGTTTCGACGAGCAGTGGGATGCGGATGCGAGCGCCACGCGCAGCGAAGGCCGCAACCACTACGACGGTACCAGCAGCAACTTCGCCGAATCGACCACGCAGGCCATCGGCGGCCGCGTGCACTACCGTCCGTCGAAGGATGCGTTGATCACGCTCAACGTCGGGCGCAGCGGCGATTTCTCCACCGACTACGAGAATGGCGTCTACGCCGACACCTTCAATACGCATCGTGACGTCGCCTCGTTGCAGGCCGACCTGGGCCATGTCGGCGGAAGCTATGGCCTCGCGACGGTGGGCTTCGACTGGCAGCGGGACCGTGTAGTCGGCAATACCGATTACCTCGTCGATACGCGTCACAACCACGCCCTGTTCGCGCAGTGGCAACAGGAGTTCGGCGCCAGTTCGGTGCAGGGCAGCCTGCGTCGCGACGAGAACAGCCAGTTCGGCGGCAAGACCACGGGCAGCCTGCTGTACGGCTACGCGCTGACCGATGAGCTCCGCGTCACCGCCAGCTACGGCACCGCGTTCAAGGCACCGACGTTCAACGACCTCTATTACCCGGATTACGGCAACCCCGATCTCGGTCCCGAGACCTCGCGCAACTGGGAGCTGGGCCTCAAGGGCACGCCGGGTTGGGGCCATTGGTCGGTCAACGCGTTCCAGAACCGGATCGACCACCTCATCGTGTTCGATGCGGGCCTCACCGGCCCCTTGTTCCCGTTCGGTGGCGCCAACAACATCGACCGCTCGCGCATCCGTGGCGTCGAACTGGCCGCCGACACGACCGTCGACGACTGGACCCTTGCCGGCAGCGCGACGTGGCTGCAGCCCGAGGACGACAGCGACGATGCCAGCCACGGCAACCTGTTGCCGCGTCGCGCACGACGCACCGCCAACATCGACCTCGACCGCCGCTTCGGCGCGTTCAGCGTCGGTGCGAGCGTGTTCGCCTCGGGTTACCGCTATGACGACACCGCCAACCTGCATCGCCTCGGCGGCTACGCGCTCACCGACTTGCGCATGGCCTACGCCTTCGACGCGGCGTGGAAGCTCGAACTGGCGGCGAAGAACGTCTTCGACCGCCATTACGAAACCGCCCGCTACTTCAACCAGCCTGGCCGCAACTGGATGCTGACGCTGCGCTACCAGCCACGCACGTAATCGATCCCTACCGGAGAACCTGATGATGAAGCCGCTTTCCCGACCGCTGGCCGTTGCCGTCGCCGCGCTGTTCGCGCTGGTGATGATCGGTACCCGCTTCCATCACTTCGGCGACTGGCTGCACTTGCCGGATGCGTCGATGGCGCTGTTCTTCCTCGGCGGCATCTACCTGCGGAAGCATCTGCTCTTCGTGGCGTTCGTGGCGCTGGCGGTGCTGGTGGACTGGTATTCGGTGAGCTACGCGGGCGTGAGCGCGTTCTGCATCACGCTGGCGTATTCGTTCCTGCCGCTGGCGTACGCGGTGCTGTGGTACGCGGGTCGCGCGGTGGCGCCGCGTTTCGACGGTTCGCTGCGTTCGCATGTCGTCGTATTCGTGGCGTTGCTCGTGAGCGCATCGCTGTCGTACGTGGTGTCCGGTGGGTCGTTCTACTTCCTGGGCGGCCGCTATCCCAACCCGACGTTCGCCGACTACGGCGTGCGCCTGATGACCTGGGGGCCGCTGTTCGTGCGCACCACGGCTTGCTACGTGCTGGTGGCCCAGGTGGCGCATGCCGTGTTCGCCCGCGTCTTCCGCGCCCGCGAAGGCGCGGCGCACGCATGAGCGGGGAAACGCCCTGGCGCGAGATGGACGAAGAAGCGCGCCATCGCGACCGCATGCAACGCAAGAAGGCGCTGATCGACCGGCGCATCGCGCGCGCTACCATCGATCGCGGCGTGCTGGTGGTGAACACCGGCAACGGCAAGGGCAAGAGCTCGTCGGGCTTCGGCATGCTGGCGCGCTCGCTCGGCCACGGTTTTCGCTGCGGCGTGGTGCAGTTCATCAAGGGCAGTTTCTCCACCGGCGAAGAGGCGTTCTTCCGTCTGTTCGACGACGAAGGCATCGACTACCACGTGATGGGCGAGGGCTTCACCTGGGAAACCCAGGACAAGGCCCGCGACATCGCCGCCGCCATGGCGGCGTGGAACGTCGCCGAGCGCATGCTCGGCGATGCGTCGTATGATTTCGTGCTGCTGGACGAACTGAACATCGCGCTCACCAAGCACTACGTTCCCCTCGAGCGCGTGCTCGCGGCGCTGGCCGCGCGGCCGGAGCGGCAGCACGTGGTCGTCACCGGCCGCGGCGCGCCGGACGAACTGGTGGCCGTCGCCGACACCGTCACCGACATGCGGGTGGTGAAACACGCCTTCCAGGCGGGCATCCGCGCACAGAAAGGTATCGAGCTGTGAAGCGTTCCTGCCCCGCCTTGCTGGTTTCCGCGCCTGCGTCGGGGCAGGGCAAGACCAGCGTCACCGCCGCGCTGGCCCGTGCGCATGCGCGCCAGGGGCGCCGGGTCCGCGTCTTCAAGACGGGGCCCGACTTCCTCGATCCGATGATCCTCGAGCGCGCGAGCGGCGTGCCGGTATACCAGCTCGATGCCTGGATGGGCGGCGAGAACGATGTCCGTCGCCGCCTGTATGAGGCGGCGGGCGAGGCCGACCTGATCCTCGTCGAGGGCGTGATGGGCCTGTTCGACGGTTCGCCGTCGAGCGCCGACCTGGCGGTGCGTTTCGGCCTGCCGGTGCTTGCGGTCATCGACGGCTCGGCCATGGCGCAGACCTTCGGTGCGCTGGCACACGGGCTCGCCACCTACCGCGACGACCTGCGCGTGCGGGGCGTGCTCGCCAACCGCATCGGCAGCGATTACCACGCGTCCCTGCTGCGCGAGAGCCTGCGCGACGGTATCGACTGGTACGGCGCTTTGCCGCGCGACGAGGCGATGAGCCTGCCGGAGCGACACCTCGGCCTCGTCGCCGCCGCCGAGCTGCCCGATCTCGATGTGTGCCTGGATGCGCTGGCCGATGCGCTGCTCGCACGCAGCGCGCTGCCGTTGCCGCCGCCGGTCACGTTCGAGGCGCCTGCCGACGAAGCGATCACGGTGCGACTGGACGGTCGGCGCATCGCCATCGCCCGCGACGCGGCGTTCGCCTTCGTCTATCCGGCCAATCTCGACGTGCTGCGCCGCGCGGGTGCCGAACCGGTGTTCTTCTCTCCGCTGGCGGGCGATCCGCTTCCCCCCTGCGATGCCGTGTGGTTGCCGGGGGGTTATCCCGAGTTGCACCTGGATATCCTGGCCGCCCGCCCGGACCTGCGCGACGCGCTGCGGGAACACGTGGACGCGGGGCTTCCCCTGCTCGCCGAATGCGGTGGCCTGCTCTACGCGCTGGATCGCCTGACGGATCGCGAGGGACGTGGCGCCGCCATGGCGGGACTGCTTCCCGGCCATGCGGCGATGCAGCCGCGAATGGCGGCCTTGGGCATGCAGGCGGTGGATCTTCCCGAAGGCACGTTGCGCGGCCATTCGTTTCACTACGCACGCGCGGAGGTCGATGGCGAACCGCTTGCCCGCGCCTTCAATCCGAACGGCGGCCCTACCGCCGAGGCGGTGTATCGCCGCGGTCGCATGACGGCGAGCTTCGTGCATTTCTATTTCCCGTCGAATCCCGACGCCGCGATGCGTCTCTTCCTGCCGTGAGCACGGCGCTGGCCATGCTGGCGGCGGTGTTGCTCGATACGTGGCTGGGGGAGGCGCGCCGGTTTCATCCGCTGGTCGGTTTCGGCCGCGTCGCGTCGTTCGTGGAGCGACGCATGAACCCCCTCGCGTCGTTCCTGCGGAGGCAGGAACCCAGCGTCTTCCGTCCGGACGAAGCGGCACCCACGAGCCGGAGACGCTGGGCTCCTGCCTTCGCAGGAGCGACGGCGTGGGGTGTGATGGTGCTCGTGCCGTTCGGTGCCGTGTTCGCTTTGCACCGTGCTTTGCCCCCGGTGCCGGCATGGTTGTTGGATATCGTCACGCTCCACGTCGCCATCGGCCGCCGCAGCCTCGCCGACCACGCGAAGCCGATCGCCTTCGCCCTCGAGGCGCGCGACCTGCCCAGCGCAAGGGTGGCCGTCAGCCGCATGGTGAGCCGCGATACCGACGACCTCGATGCCGCGCAGATCGCCGGCGCCGCCACCGAGTCGGTGCTGGAGAACGGCCACGACGCCGTCTTCGGCGCCTTGTTCTGGTTCGTCCTGCTGGGTGCTCCCGGCGCCTTGCTCTTCCGACTCGCCAACACGCTGGACGCGATGTGGGGCTATCGCACGCCGCGTTACCTGCGTTTCGGCTGGGCCGCCGCGCGCGCGGACGACGTGCTGGGTTTCGTTCCCGCACGACTCACCGCGCTCACCTATGCCACCGTCGGGCGTTTCGACACGGCGATGCGCTGCTGGCGCGTGCAGGCGCCGACGTGGAAAAGCCCCAATGCGGGTCCGGTCATGGCGGCGGGGGCCGGTGCGCTGGGCGTGGCCCTCGGCGGTCCCGCGCCGTACCAGGGCCGTTGGGAAGACCGCCCTCCGCTCGGCGAAGGCGACCGGCCCGGCGCGGCATCCATCCATGGCGCCCTGCGCCTCGTCGACCGCGGCGTCGTGCTCTGGCTCGCCGTGGCCCTGGTGGCGGGAGCGGCGGCCCATGCTTGAACACGGCGGACGGCTCGCGCGCGCGGCCCGGCGTTACGGCATCCCGCGCGAACACTGGCTCGATCTTTCCACGGGCGTCAGCCCGCATGCCTGGCCCGTGCCGCCGCCGCCGCCCGACGCCTGGCACCGCCTGCCCGAGGACGAGGACGGCCTGCTCGACGCCGCGCGCGCCTATTACGGCGTCGAACACCTGTTGCCCGTCGCGGGCTCGCAGGCGGCGATCCAGGCCTTGCCCTGGCTTCGCGCGCCGTGTCGCGTGGGCGTCGTCGATCCGGGTTACGCGGAGCACGCGCATGCCTGGCGCGTGGCGGGACACGACGTCACGCCGCTTCCCATGCACGCCTTGCTCGCGGAGGCGGATCGCTTCGATGTCGTGTTGCTGATTTCGCCCAACAATCCCACGGGCGAACGTGCCTCGCCTTCGCTGGCCCCACGTCTCGCCGCGGCGGGTCGATGGCTGGTGGTGGACGAAGCCTTCGCGGATACGCGCGATGCGTCGTTCCTGCAAGACGTCGGGCGCGAAGGGATTATCGTATTGCGATCGATCGGCAAGTTCTTCGGGCTCGCCGGTGCCCGCGCCGGATTCGTCGCCGCGTGGCCCGCCTTGCTCGGAGCGCTCGCCGAACGGCTCGGCCCGTGGACGCTCGCCGGTCCGAGCCGCGTCGCGGTCGCGCAGGCCTTGCGCGACCGTCCATGGCAGGACCACATGCGGCCACGCCTGCGCGAGGAGTCCGCGGCCCTGGCCGCGCTGCTCGCGCGGACGGGCCTGCCTCCTTCCGGCAGTACGGACCTGTTTCATTACGTGATGCATACCGACGCTTTCCGCCTCCATGACGCGCTCGCCCGTCGCGGCATCCTCGTTCGCCTGTTCGACGATCCGCCCGCGCTGCGTTTCGGCTTGCCGCCGGATGCGGCGGCTTTCGCGCGACTGGCCGCCGCGCTGGAGGACGTTCTCGCGTGAGCGCCCGCGTGCTCATGGTGCAGGGCTGCACGTCGGATGCGGGCAAGAGCACGCTGGTGGCGGCGCTTTGCCGCTGGTTGCGCCGTCGTGGCATCGCGGTGGCGCCGTTCAAGCCGCAGAACATGGCCTTGAACTCCGCGGTGACCGTCGACGGCGGCGAGATCGGTCGCGCGCAGGCGGTGCAGGCCCAGGCGGCGGGGGTGGCCCCCCATACCGATTTCAATCCGGTGTTGCTCAAGCCCAACAGCGACACGGGCGCGCAGGTGATCGTCCACGGCCACGCGGTGGGCAACATGGATGCGGTGGGATACCACGCGTACAAGCGCGTCGCGATGGAGGCCGTGCTGACGTCGCACGGGCGGCTGGTCGGGCACTACGATGCCGTGGTGGTGGAAGGCGCGGGCAGTCCCGCCGAGGTGAACCTGCGCGACCGCGACATCGCCAACATGGGTTACGCCGAAGCGGTGGATTGCCCGGTGATCCTCGTCGCCGACATCGACCGGGGCGGCGTATTCGCCCATCTCGTCGGCACGCTGGCCGTGTTGTCGCCCAGCGAGCGCGAGCGCATCGCGGGCTTCGTCATCAACCGCTTTCGGGGCGACCCTGCCTTGCTGAAGCCGGGCCTGGATTGGCTGGAGCGGGAAACGGGCAAGCCGGTGCTGGGCGTGCTTCCGTATCTGCATGGCCTCGCGCTGGAAGCCGAGGACGCCTTGCCGCGGGATCGCGACGCGCGCCCGGACGCTTCCCTGCGCATCGTGGTGCCCGCCTTCCCGCGCATCAGCAACCACACCGATTTCGACGCCTTGCTCGCGCATCCCGACGTGGACCTGCGCTTCGTCGGACCGGGGGAGGCGCTGCCGCCTTGCGACCTCATCGTGCTTCCGGGGTCCAAGTCGACGCGTGCGGATCTTTCCTGGCTGCGCAGGCAAGGATGGGACGCGGCGATCCTGCGACATCTTCGCTATGGCGGCCGTGTCATCGGCATCTGCGGCGGATTCCAGATGCTGGGGCATGCCGTGCACGATCCGCAGGGCATCGAGGGCGACATCGGTTCCACCGCGGGGCTGGGGTTGCTCGACATCGATACGGTACTCATGCCGCGTAAGCAGCTGCTCCGGGTGCACGGACGCCTGCTTGCGGAAGATGCGCCCATCAGCGGTTACGAGATCCACTGCGGCACGAGCGCCGGCCCCGGCCTGGGGCGCCCCGCCATTCGTCTCGAAGGAGGGCGCACCGACGGTGCGCGCTCGGACGACGGCAAGGTCATGGGCACCTATCTGCACGGCCTGTTCGACCATCCCGAAGGCCTGTCGGCGCTGTTGCGGGCGTGCGGCGTGGCTGCGCCGGTGCCGCTGGATATCCAGGCCCTGCGCGAGGCATCGCTCGACCGCCTGGCCGATACCGTCGAGGCGCACATGGATACCGAGGTGCTGTCCCGACTCATGGGGCTCGCATGAAGACG
This window of the Luteibacter aegosomatis genome carries:
- a CDS encoding cobyrinate a,c-diamide synthase, translating into MKRSCPALLVSAPASGQGKTSVTAALARAHARQGRRVRVFKTGPDFLDPMILERASGVPVYQLDAWMGGENDVRRRLYEAAGEADLILVEGVMGLFDGSPSSADLAVRFGLPVLAVIDGSAMAQTFGALAHGLATYRDDLRVRGVLANRIGSDYHASLLRESLRDGIDWYGALPRDEAMSLPERHLGLVAAAELPDLDVCLDALADALLARSALPLPPPVTFEAPADEAITVRLDGRRIAIARDAAFAFVYPANLDVLRRAGAEPVFFSPLAGDPLPPCDAVWLPGGYPELHLDILAARPDLRDALREHVDAGLPLLAECGGLLYALDRLTDREGRGAAMAGLLPGHAAMQPRMAALGMQAVDLPEGTLRGHSFHYARAEVDGEPLARAFNPNGGPTAEAVYRRGRMTASFVHFYFPSNPDAAMRLFLP
- the cobD gene encoding threonine-phosphate decarboxylase CobD encodes the protein MLEHGGRLARAARRYGIPREHWLDLSTGVSPHAWPVPPPPPDAWHRLPEDEDGLLDAARAYYGVEHLLPVAGSQAAIQALPWLRAPCRVGVVDPGYAEHAHAWRVAGHDVTPLPMHALLAEADRFDVVLLISPNNPTGERASPSLAPRLAAAGRWLVVDEAFADTRDASFLQDVGREGIIVLRSIGKFFGLAGARAGFVAAWPALLGALAERLGPWTLAGPSRVAVAQALRDRPWQDHMRPRLREESAALAALLARTGLPPSGSTDLFHYVMHTDAFRLHDALARRGILVRLFDDPPALRFGLPPDAAAFARLAAALEDVLA
- the cbiB gene encoding adenosylcobinamide-phosphate synthase CbiB; protein product: MLAAVLLDTWLGEARRFHPLVGFGRVASFVERRMNPLASFLRRQEPSVFRPDEAAPTSRRRWAPAFAGATAWGVMVLVPFGAVFALHRALPPVPAWLLDIVTLHVAIGRRSLADHAKPIAFALEARDLPSARVAVSRMVSRDTDDLDAAQIAGAATESVLENGHDAVFGALFWFVLLGAPGALLFRLANTLDAMWGYRTPRYLRFGWAAARADDVLGFVPARLTALTYATVGRFDTAMRCWRVQAPTWKSPNAGPVMAAGAGALGVALGGPAPYQGRWEDRPPLGEGDRPGAASIHGALRLVDRGVVLWLAVALVAGAAAHA
- the btuB gene encoding TonB-dependent vitamin B12 receptor, translated to MPRGLARFVGSDTVKFRSSRLALAIATAFVLPMTAHADDASTDLDKVVVTASRTEQSASQVLAASTVIDRADIERLQPNSVADLLRAVPGVSIANNGGPGKSTSVFLRGTESDHVLVLVDGVRIGSATSGTAAFQDIPVDQIERIEIVRGPYSSLYGSEALGGVIQIFTRHPQGAFVPSFSVGVGSWSTLRGSAGFAGSGKNGWYAVEATHDQTDGINACRGKPSPGGGGCFTYEPDRDGYRDNALSLKGGWRFDEQWDADASATRSEGRNHYDGTSSNFAESTTQAIGGRVHYRPSKDALITLNVGRSGDFSTDYENGVYADTFNTHRDVASLQADLGHVGGSYGLATVGFDWQRDRVVGNTDYLVDTRHNHALFAQWQQEFGASSVQGSLRRDENSQFGGKTTGSLLYGYALTDELRVTASYGTAFKAPTFNDLYYPDYGNPDLGPETSRNWELGLKGTPGWGHWSVNAFQNRIDHLIVFDAGLTGPLFPFGGANNIDRSRIRGVELAADTTVDDWTLAGSATWLQPEDDSDDASHGNLLPRRARRTANIDLDRRFGAFSVGASVFASGYRYDDTANLHRLGGYALTDLRMAYAFDAAWKLELAAKNVFDRHYETARYFNQPGRNWMLTLRYQPRT
- the cobO gene encoding cob(I)yrinic acid a,c-diamide adenosyltransferase; its protein translation is MDEEARHRDRMQRKKALIDRRIARATIDRGVLVVNTGNGKGKSSSGFGMLARSLGHGFRCGVVQFIKGSFSTGEEAFFRLFDDEGIDYHVMGEGFTWETQDKARDIAAAMAAWNVAERMLGDASYDFVLLDELNIALTKHYVPLERVLAALAARPERQHVVVTGRGAPDELVAVADTVTDMRVVKHAFQAGIRAQKGIEL
- a CDS encoding cobyric acid synthase, producing MSARVLMVQGCTSDAGKSTLVAALCRWLRRRGIAVAPFKPQNMALNSAVTVDGGEIGRAQAVQAQAAGVAPHTDFNPVLLKPNSDTGAQVIVHGHAVGNMDAVGYHAYKRVAMEAVLTSHGRLVGHYDAVVVEGAGSPAEVNLRDRDIANMGYAEAVDCPVILVADIDRGGVFAHLVGTLAVLSPSERERIAGFVINRFRGDPALLKPGLDWLERETGKPVLGVLPYLHGLALEAEDALPRDRDARPDASLRIVVPAFPRISNHTDFDALLAHPDVDLRFVGPGEALPPCDLIVLPGSKSTRADLSWLRRQGWDAAILRHLRYGGRVIGICGGFQMLGHAVHDPQGIEGDIGSTAGLGLLDIDTVLMPRKQLLRVHGRLLAEDAPISGYEIHCGTSAGPGLGRPAIRLEGGRTDGARSDDGKVMGTYLHGLFDHPEGLSALLRACGVAAPVPLDIQALREASLDRLADTVEAHMDTEVLSRLMGLA